In Acanthopagrus latus isolate v.2019 chromosome 23, fAcaLat1.1, whole genome shotgun sequence, the genomic window TCAATAATTATTTTAGTATAATTTTTGACACATTtactattttatcattttattcatattgaATTTGAAccatcatgtatttatttattattttgcaaaaagCAAAGGTAGAAGAATACAGAACTGCACTGGATTTATCACATGCATTTTTAACACGATATTATAAACTTcttatataataattataaaattcTTTCTTATCAGTTATTGTAAATGTCGGTATCATCAAAGTTTCATCAGGACGACTCAAATTTTCGCTTTAACTCATCAGAAAGAAGAGTTTCAATGCAGCCAATGAACTTGttgaaaaaaactgttaaaaatcccaaaatattttaatgctttacaacatatttgtgtttctaaAATGTGATCTTTGTTCACAGTCCTGCTCCTCtaacaacagaaacaatcaTCATGTATcagaacaaacaagaaaaactgaattAGTTGGATTAAACTACAGtcctgaaatgtttctgtgagGAAAAGTAATTCAGTTTGTGTCACGATGACATTGAAATAAGTTAAACTGCTCTGGAAACAAATACTGTTATCATCCCTTCAGGTATTTGGTGACTTGccaacatgcagacacactttGTTTCCTCGCAGCGAGAACATTTTGTTCCTGTGTAGGAGCTCCAACGATCGCGGGTCCAAACTTctgcacaaacaacatttatACGAGAGctttgcacaaacaaacactgaggaagGTTCACGGCTAAAGTCAGTTTCTCAATCAATGTTTCCAGTtcaagagaaaagaagagatgagatcagttttattgacttttattaaaaaacattaattatctTTTTGTAACTTTcttaaacaataaaaagtgCAGGCATGAAATCCATCTCTGATATTTTACTTAAATCctctgttattttttcacaattaacTCTTTAACTGCATCTGTCATGTCAGCACAGCAACAACGAGGGTTGAGTGAGTACAGAATAATATacaaatatacttttttttttttttagagtacAATATGTCAACATCTGTGTTGTGACGAAGGAAAATCCTCAGTGGGCAGCTGACGTGAAACTTGTGAGTAGTTCTCTTCCTTTTCAGATCAAAAATATTGAATTCTGAGGTcgtttcaaataaataataaatatggcgACTTCTGATCGACTCGTATCAATTGCAGGCTTCATTTAACAGCTTCTGTTTGGCCCCTCCCACTTCCAGTTTAAGCTCCTCCCACTTCCAGTACAGATAATTCAGCGGGTTGGACAGACACAGGTGACGGTGTACTCGCTCATCCCTGGTAACGACTCATGAGAACTAAAATACAAGCGCTCATACAAAGACGGGTGGTTAAAGCTGCACTAGGCGACTTCAGCGCTACGTGGAGGTCAAATATTAAAGGGTCGATTCACccaaatcacaaaaatataTCTGATCTGCGGAGGTTTTCGAGGTGGATTTTATCGCCCTAAGTAACTTTCTCAGCGGCTGGATCTGCGAGATAATGTGATCTCAAGATCCAAATCATGGGGCAAGATCTCCAGTGCAAACTCAGCGAGGTGAGACTACGTttactgaaaaactgaaaaacaaatacaggaatGGTTGAGTTTGTAGTAACAGCTTAATGCAGCGAATTTAATAGGAAGAGGATCAAAACGAAACTTTGCACAACAgcgaagaaagaaagaaaaagaaaacagagcttCAAATAAAGGCCCAGTACCTTCTAAAAGCTCCTGGCCACTATTTCAGTGAAGATGGAAGATTTTTTTAGAGAAAGTAGCAGCAAATGCTCATTTTTTAAGAAGTTAgaatttgtatttctgtgtttggcATTTTATAAATCATCACAGAACAGTGTTTCATCCTATTAATCTGTGTTTAACTGATAACCGACGTAACAGATGCgccacaaaacaataaaagctgACGTTTTCATCTTTTTCGGTCTTAAGTTTCCACACCTGCAGACGTAACGTGAATATGGTGAATGTGCAGTTCGTGGATTTTATTCTCTATCGCAGCTTTACTTTGTGATTTAGACACGAAGTCAACAtcttttttatacatatatctTGCTTAGTGCAGCTTTATGTTAAAACTTAAATACTTTTAGTGAAAAGAAGAATTAAGTCTACACATAGAAATAAATAACTggatagaatagaataaaatcaGACTATAAAGTGCCTCAACCGTGCATGCAGCTCGATGAGAATAAATTAAGTTGGTTATGTGACGACAGAAGCACTGACGGGAATAGAAAAGTAGTACAAAAActgtagaaagaaaagaaagtggcTTCATATAAAGATATTCTATACAACAGATCAATAAAGCTCATTTAAACtctaatataataataataattatgcCCAAATAATAAACTGTGTATCTGTGACGTGGCGAGTCCAGGTGTGGATCATCGAAACAAGGAATAaatagtcacacacacacaaacaaacacacacagacacacacacacacacatatatatctcagagaaacagaacaagACACGTCTTATAAAAATCTTTCAGTGGCCCCTGGTTGATCCGTCTGTGGTGACTCTTATCAGAAGGTTTTCCTTCTGCTCgagcaaacacatacacacaaccctatgcacacgcacacactcgcacacacacacacacacacacacacacacacacacacaccttaattAGTGTTATAAAACTGCAGCGGTGAAATCAGGCAGATCACGTCGCACCCTGAGGAGATCTGTGGATcactctgggaaaaaaaaacaaaaaagacaaaaaatagcattaaagatgaaaaaaggaTTCTCTTCTTATACATTTAtagctttttttaatttaaaataagtAATGAACAAGTTGCAATGAACAATAATCTTTTTATTGTTGATTAAGGTTCCCTCAATTAATCGTTCATCgggtctttaaaatgtcagataaaaGTGCAAATGCTCGTAACCGTCTCCTCGAGGACAagctgacatcttcaaatgtcttgttctgtcACCAAAAGcctaaaaaatactttttttctgtcacgtAAGGCAACAAACCCTGACATTTGAGAAGCTCCGACCATcaaatgtttactgttattCAGCTGGAAATGACTTCAGGGGTAACGCCGTCAATTTTACACATAAACCTGTGTTTTCAGATCTTGAGGAGTTTTACTGCgtgtgtgaaaaaagtagtaaaaagcCTTGGccacgttgcattgtgggtaatttaggTACCAGGTGCTGAAtaagcagtccactggtctgtTGTACTCTAACACTGCAGGACTCTATTGTGGACAGTTTAAAagcaaatgatcaaaatcgatccagcagaaacagagatatCAACTTCTTTATTCCACACACTCTTCTtcctggcgcctacattacccacaatgcaccttgGGCCACTGAGTAAACAgcactggaggcagtttatcagaatacatgcagcttcctctggagccacaattGACTTTcctgtgtaaaatttggtggaGCCACCCTTTAAACGATTAattgtttattaaaaacattaaatgataaatattattTACCTCCAGTTTCTCCAGATGTCTTTCAGGTCATCTCTTGTGTTGTCTGGTCGCACTCGTCAACAGTTTGTTCTGCTGgatacaagaaaaacaagcagaaaatattttttaacaattttcagataacacagaaaaaatgGACATCGAACAAAACTGAacttgtaaatattttaattttttcctaTTTTGACCAAACATacaaaagacaaaccaagaaaCAGCCACAACCACAATAAAGAACaagtgtccacatacttttggtcACATGACACACTTCTCCTTTGCTAAAACTTGTAATCATCAGTTTCTTTTCAGGGTTTGATCATGTGACTTGTATCTTTCACACTCAGCACAACAACCTCATACTGACTCAGTGTGATCAGAGACTAAAGGTTACACTAGTGACCCCCAGAGGCCGAGCAGCTCGTCACACTTCCGCTCTGTTTACCTTGTGCTCCGGACATCTGATCGAGAAGTTCTCTTCATTTAAGACGCAgcctgagaaaaacacacacacacacacacacacacacacacacacacaaaatgtgattCATCACTTCGCGCTGAGTGACACCGACAGACCTCCCACACACAAGAAAAGCACAAATGAGTCAAACCGTCACCTCCACGGTTCTGTCACCTCAAACATCACTCTCTCAGACAGCAGTGATTTATGAagataaaaatattttacaaacgCTGCAAATACTGACAGCGCGCTCCTCTTGATAATAACAGGGTCGAATTCAAGCCTTTATTCTTCACCGACGTGTCTGACAGACCTACCTGACTGAATGGCACATCTGTAGTGGTAATTTCGGGGACAGCCCTTCTGGAAACATCCCATTATTGCACCTGTTTGTTGGCACGctgaacacacctgaagacacaaatacacaaagacaaaacaaacatcatcaccatcatcatcttttatATCTATATGTGATGCTGGTGTAAGAAATTATCAAGttgatgttcagtttgttttgatttcactgTGGCGGATCACACGAGACAAAACTCTTCCCGCATGTGACAAGAACTGAGATAAATATTTCACGTTCCACAACATTAATAACACGATCATACGAACATGGACGTAGCTGTTAGATGATTAAAAATCCTCTCATGTCGACGCTGGCTGGGAAAAGATCTCCTCTTGATGCTCTTCCAGTACAAGACATTAACTTGAGGCTTCACGTGAGTCACAATCTCATAAAAAGAGTTAAATCACAAcagcacatttcacagtttaaagTCTTTGGTATAAAATGCCTTCATTGTTATTGGTGACGTGTAAAGAGCGAATTTCAAGCTTAATAACAGTGTCAGCTGATTGGTAACTGAAAATGAGTCATCGACTTTCTGATTATCAACTAACTGTTGATTTTTAAGGAAAGTGATGAAAAAATCTTCATGTTTTCTAGTTTCAGCTTCTGGAAATGTCCAcgtctgctgtgtttctttgtacAGAATCATTGTAAAGTGACTTTTGAATTTTGAGATTTTCAACACGTCAccttgagcttttttttttttaaacaatcttTTCAAGGATGATAAAATAATCACTTACTGCAGCCATTATTTATATGGTTGGACTATTTGATGCTGCTGGTGCTTCATATTATTAACTTTTAATAACTTCATATTAAGAATTTTAtaatcacacatacagtaaatttCCCGGGAGAGTTAATCttttcaatccttttttttgttgtttaaagaaaacaccTTGTTCTGTGTCACTCACTGTTTCTTGAGCGAGCCGGGCCGCCTCCTCCAGCCCGTACAGCTTCCCTCTGACCAGAAACACTCCGGCAGACCAGATCCCGCAGTCCTCGTGGATCCAGCACTCGTGCAGGCGAAGAGGCACCTTTGGGAGAGAGTGGTGGTTGCCCTCGAGCAAACCATTAACAGCAGAGCGGCCGTGACCACCACAACCATCATCTGAGGAGTTCACTGAATGGCTTTTAACGAGTAAATGTTCGTCCTCGTTCTGCTCGGCGCTGCCgttctgctgctggttctgacaGTCCACAGACGGGCTGCTGGTGGGATGGTACGGTCCGTGAAGGTCCCCGAGGCCCATGGCGTTGGCCGTCTGACCACACAGGCAGCACAGCAGCGTGTCCGGACACCGGCTCTCTGGGCTGAAACGACCcagctggaaacaggaagtgttgggaACGAACCCGGACAGAGACCTGCAGGCCGGCCgctgctgtcctcctctgttgctcctcaccgtggcctcctcctcctgatagTTGACCACGGTGCACCTCCTCTTCTCCATGTGGACAAACGGGCAAAAACTGCCagatttcttctcctttttctcctctttgagTTTTGCATATTTGAACATAATTTCTGGCTCTCTGGGAGGAAACTGAACAGAAGGTCCGGCCTGCGACCGCCTTTTTCTCTTCCGTCTCACAACAGCTTTTTTGTTTGCCGACTTGTTTATCTGTTCTGGTTGggttctgctgttctgtttctgttcagtccTTCTCaactttttagcttttttacaaatgttgagGGGCTTCTTTCGTTTATGACCGGTGGTTTTCACGTGGGACATTTTGCGGCGAGGCTGCTTTTGTGCCTCCCTCTGTGgcgacttcctgtctgtctgaacgTCCACGCCGGACTCCTCTGAGTGGCTACTCGCTCTTTGTGACACATCTGGCTGCGAGACCGGCTCGTCTGCGTCTGAGCTGGATATCCTCACCGCGTACTCAATCATATCCTCAGAGTCACAGCTTTCGTTGTATATTCCTATGGCGTCGTTTTTGGCTCGTCGCCTCAGACTGTGCCGGGACCCGCTGCAGGTAAGCGGCGGCGTTTCAGAGGCAGACTTCCTGATTCTGCTGCTACGTCGGACTTGTTTGCGTGGAGCTTTTTTCTCCAGACTCGGTGGAGGCGTTTCTCTCTCCGAACTCTTCTTAGAAGTAAAAgagttcctcttcttcttctggttaGTGACTGAAACTTCGATaacatcactgtcatcactTGAAAGGTCTACCGGGGATTCTGCGGGGTTGCCATAAACAGCACTTAGGTCTGACAGGAGGACAACAGGCCTGGTGTGATGAACAGGAATGTCCACTGAGCTGTCCGAGGACTCCTCCGAGTACGAGCTGTCAGGACTGGGCGAGCTCAGAGGCTGAGGTAGGTGATAGCAACCTCTCCCTTCATCCAGCGAGGACACAGCCGGGGACAGGGGCTCCACGATGTGCCTCACACTGTCTTGAATGAAAGGAGTGCATAAAAGCGGCTCCTTCGCCGAGGAAACCAGGAAAATAACATCCGAGCCGCTGTCGCTCTCCTCCCCGCAGCTGCTCTCAGGAACTGGACCGCTGCTCTGGTCGGGCCCGTAGAAACCAGGATGCCACAGGTTGCCGTGGACTCCATCGCGGTACAGATCCAGCCCAGGAGCTATTGTTGAATTCATGTAGTTCCCCAACGACTCGGGGCGCTGCTCCATGTCTCTGCAGTGGACAGGAGCCCCCGGCTCAGGGTGCAGCAGCGTGGACAGGGAGCTGTAGGAGGACGAGGCTCTGGACCTGAACGGGGAGCtgagctctgtgctgcagctcggCGGGCGTCGGTGGTACCACTCGGGCTTCTTGGCCAGGTCCATGGCTTCATTGTGGCTGCGGGTCAGCGGATTGACTGAGTAGCTCTTCGACAGGTCCATCGCCATGAGAGACGGATCCTGAGACGACACTTCCAtcactgcagaaaacacacattaacattaatgaGATGAGTCATCTTAtacctgtttcttttttttttgcagtcatcagcagtcagcagcttctttcctgtttatgtaaatgtgttttacatgcaGGCAAAAAGGCAGCGATGGCTTCAAAGTTAGAGAAAGAAGCTCATGCCCTTCTCTCATTACACAAACCACCATCATTATTTCAAACCACCTTGAATTCCAGGACCTctctctaaccctaacctttaATAAAGTATTTACCAGTTCACTGCCGGAAATGTTTATAAAACCATTCTCTTATTCAAAAGATttaactgataaaataaaaaaaaccctgagatTAAAGACACGTACAGCAGAGGCTGAAAACAACATAactaaaatatgataaaacacGTACTTGGACAAGTCAGACTAaagtattaaaacaacaacacagatgtacacataaaatatatataacacacaaaaaccGTGCAGGACCATTTCAGGAGAAATGCAAGTAAATGACAAAGTCAGTGTCTAAGATGTCaataataatattgttattCTGCTCGATGAAACATGTGGTCTACGATTTGTCAAACCAGAGCTTCAAACGTCTCTCTTGTTCAAAAAAATCTGAAGAGATTCAGTTAACAGTCAACTACGACGACAacaaaaaactctctttttacCTTTAAAACAACTGAATTGTGCTTCTCTATCATATTTGCTTCAGAAATTGAAGATTCTAGAAATAGTtggaaaaatgttatttttccgTTTAGATACCCAGTTggtcatttttcaagtaaaaataggcagaaaatatcagaagctgttctcacaggaaataaaaggtcaaacactgtttgaaggtagaaaggtggcagggtccgccaaatataaacagagtaaaacagtgtgatgctgtgttcttgtttaaggtcagtttgtttattcagctcattcagtgatgaaaacaaagagtctgATTATTTAGTTCGATtgggcagaaaaataaatcagtaaattaAGATCTTTTTCTCTGAATTAAGATTTTGTCCTCAAAACTACGTGGAAAACATCTGAAGACGTCACCTCTGGGAAGTTATGACGGGTATTTTTAGACATTccacattatatattatataaggTGATGAATCTGAAAAAGGGCATAAGATCTATCAATAGTTAACAGTTGTTAGTTGGATTCCTGCCACCCAAATGGAAGATTAGTTAGTGCGGCTGCAACCCACAACTATATCAATTACCAGCAAATGTGCTGCATATTTTCAcgatcaattaattaataatttagtCATAAATATGTCCATGCAAAATTTCTAAGAGCCCAGAGTGACGTCTTTAAATGCTATTCATGTCCAACTAACTGACTCTtcatcagaaatcagaaatgactaagaaaagcagcaaatcgtTGCAGTTACAGAAGCTGGCAACAGTAAATTAAACAATTATGATTGATGGATTATCAAAACAATTGgtgattgattttcttttgctcGATTAATCGATTACGGACTAACAGCTGCAGCTCTATTAGTTATGttaacaacacaacaagaaaaatcaaatataCACAACAAACCTGTTGGACATTCATTTTGTACAGTTAGCTCTagtatttacaataaaacaaatactttaCAGAATATAAAAGGAAGGAAATTCTTCTTAAATCTAAACTACTTACTGTAATGTACTGCACATGTCACAGCAGTGTGCAGCTGAAACATGATGgaaaaatgaaactaaaacaaatatCGGATTAGGTTTGGTTGGCAGATTGTCAATGtcaacattatttatttattttactatgCTGGTTAACATTCTGTGAGGAAAACAGGGACAAGCAAACACACCTGGACGTGTGTCTCAGCGAGCTGTCTGATGAGGAATGCGAACAGGTAGGCCCGCTCACTCCTCCATCATGACTGATGTCAGAGGTAATGTAAGCAGCCTGTCAATAACAACATGgtgtgctgcagctccaactCACAACAAGTGTTTCATCTGTATTTTAAAGTTAGCTCCGCCGTGATCTTACCCCTGCGGTGGCAGTAGTCTGGCTGGGCGACCCCGGTCCTGACCGTGCAGGCGGTAAGGATGTCACTTTCCCCTCAAACAAGTCTGGTAGCTGGGTTAGCTAACACACCTATGATCCAGGCCCATCATCAGCACTGGATGTAAACAAAAGCAGCCCGAGTTCATGCTAGCTGGCGAGCAAACGTTAGCCCGCTACGCTATCTTCAAACGCAGACGACACTCGACGCGATAACGGCTGAGAAACATTTCTCCCGGATAACCGCTCGCAGGTAATCACACCCCGCCTCGCTACTGTTGGTATTTTAAAGTTGTCATCATGGATACCTCCTTCCTCCAGCGTCAAGTCATAGCAAAACAACCGGGAAGAAACCGGAAGAGGAGGGCGtcctttcaaagtaaaagcatcGAGCCGTTTGTGGACGGCTTTTAAAGATGGCGACCTGAATGACACCACTTTTTCACTGGACAATAAAACCCGCTAAGATCGGGCTTTTTATGTAGTATGAATGTGAAAACTCATGCATTTACACGTCAGGTGATATTGTTGGCATTCGTTCATTCCCATGAAAGCTGCGCAGTGGTGTtctgaaaccaaaaaaagtTCAACCTCCCAGATTTGAAAATACCTGGTTCACCTAAGGAGCCGCTAACTACCGGTAACTGCATAATAACTTCCGGTTGAGCGCCTGCCTAGCAacaatttaatcttttttatcatcattataatTTTTAACAAAGCCTTGTAGATTGTATTTTTGGTAATAGAGAGACGATATATGTTTTGTTgcataaaaaaatgcaatttatgTTCCCGTTGAGAGAATTTGTAAGTATTtttgaaaagttaaataaagttttggagaaaaaaaaataatcgtGCGGCTTTTCTTGACTTTCCAAATATTATTGGCTAAATGGCCaaaattctgacagtgaaacaagacatttcgCAGGGTTTCTGATgcccaaaataaatgtatccaCCCTTTCAGAGACACGTCTTTCACAATTAGAGTTGCCACCAATCCCGTTTTTCCCAGAAATGTTGAGATGGGAGATGGGAGCTGTCAAACCTGGGGGGACTGTGGCAAGCaggcgccacctactggacattaGGGTCAATGCACTTTCCTTTGGTAGTGCAATTTAGGCCGCTCTCATGTCAGAGCCATGCCGGTcccaacacaaaaataatgtcataaaatattagaaatattttcttatttatggcTGATCAGAATATTACGTCACTGACCTCCTCATGCAATTCCCAGGGATCATGAttgactcagaatcagaatcagaactccTTTATTGGTCCTGCAAACGGGGATGTCTGTGTCTCACAGCAGCCTGAGGGcagttcaatttaacaataaacaataatgatagcacaaaataaacaatataaacgTTAAGAAATAGATTCCTATATACATGATATGTACAAGTGCCCCacccctttctgtgacatcacccccaTGAAGTcattattcacattcacatgtcCAAATTACCTGAATTCTTAAGTATTAAAGTAATATAACTTGATTGTATAATAACAAGACCAGAGAAATTTAGTGTCAACTAAAAAAACTGAGTTTTTTTCATCCTACTGGCAATGGTTTATCTGAGCTGgttcttttaatatttgttttactttcattttagCCTCTCAAAAGTGGACAGTTAGAAAGATTACAGAAGACAAGATGAAGTAAAGGATCCACAAGTGGGACTTCAACCAAGAATCAATGCTCACTGGATACCTGCTCCACCAACTTGAGCTAAACAACTTCTCAGGTGAAAATCACTTTCTGGTTTGATCAGGGTAAACCAGGCAAaataagtcccgcccacagattTTCAGACGAATCCAGGTGGTGCGCGTCAAAAGAGGCGGTCTCTCTCATTTCCCGCGCGAAGTTTGTGCgtttccctccaaaactgtagatGTCTTTATTAATGCTGAGGGATCTTCACTCTGGTCCCAGCTGCTCTTCCCTGAGGACAGGAACACggtgagtaaactgttctgtatgaatctgctttatgtgtccagttacctgctcagtatAGGTGTATTCATGTCCGTGTGGATGGTGTACAGATCAGTTATTACCTACAGATCTCAGGTAATaagcccaggtgatgttcctCCATATATCGGTGAGCTCCACATTGTAACTACAGTCTTACCTTGTCAAGCCCAGTGAGTTCTAGGTGCGGGTTAAAagggagccagcctccctctagtgttggtgagatttgtttttgtctcataaGTTTCTGAAAAAACTCTGAACACGAAGCTGAATACTTCTCTTTTTACTGTTAAGTGTTAAGGTAAATTCGGCTCGAACATAATCCTGTTACCACATCCAATTAAATCCGCCATggactttttgttttgctcgGTGCGCCAAACTCCATTGAGATTTTGGCCGTTTTTTCTGTGccgtgtttattacatgaataatgcacagcTAATTAAATGTAAGTCACTTTCTCAAAACATGTTGGTAGTTTAGGTAAAATCGgcattaaacttttttttttaaatgtattatgtaTTCTTTAGAACGCAAtgaaagctggttagctaacaTTTGCTGGTCAGTTTAAGTGAGTGGCtatgttatgttagctagctgacttcGAAGTAGTTGGAGATGCAGGGTTTGGGTAACACgttagcagcggctcagctgcctttaaTAACGGGTAAAGACTCATGAATCGGGTGCTGACGCTATAACGAGCTTTTAAAGACGTCTGAGTGATTTAATCGTCGTggttttacagacaggtttgcatgttagctaacgtgtgtCTGTTGGCGcgtgttagcatgacgccattatcctgctgtgtaatgttagcttgttaatactAACATGTTATCGCTGAATATCAGAGTACAGCTCAGTTAGCTAACCGGcttcatgtgttgtgtgtaataatgtctcagtatggTAGTGTGTCGgcatctagaaggtcattttgagcagctaaagtagtttaacacacaatatgcagcctcattgtagctgcacagaatgtattcagtgtgtttgtctcagttttggttaaatcactgcactgaccttATTAAAATCATATCACTTGTGTATAAACtactaaatgttctcaggactgaatacatttggtttacttttggtttaccttttaaaaaacacacatgtattaaatcagattatagtAGATTTTActgtgcagagtgatgtgacaCTCCTGAAGTGATGCCATGCACAA contains:
- the si:ch211-165g14.1 gene encoding transcription factor 20 isoform X2 translates to MEVSSQDPSLMAMDLSKSYSVNPLTRSHNEAMDLAKKPEWYHRRPPSCSTELSSPFRSRASSSYSSLSTLLHPEPGAPVHCRDMEQRPESLGNYMNSTIAPGLDLYRDGVHGNLWHPGFYGPDQSSGPVPESSCGEESDSGSDVIFLVSSAKEPLLCTPFIQDSVRHIVEPLSPAVSSLDEGRGCYHLPQPLSSPSPDSSYSEESSDSSVDIPVHHTRPVVLLSDLSAVYGNPAESPVDLSSDDSDVIEVSVTNQKKKRNSFTSKKSSERETPPPSLEKKAPRKQVRRSSRIRKSASETPPLTCSGSRHSLRRRAKNDAIGIYNESCDSEDMIEYAVRISSSDADEPVSQPDVSQRASSHSEESGVDVQTDRKSPQREAQKQPRRKMSHVKTTGHKRKKPLNICKKAKKLRRTEQKQNSRTQPEQINKSANKKAVVRRKRKRRSQAGPSVQFPPREPEIMFKYAKLKEEKKEKKSGSFCPFVHMEKRRCTVVNYQEEEATVRSNRGGQQRPACRSLSGFVPNTSCFQLGRFSPESRCPDTLLCCLCGQTANAMGLGDLHGPYHPTSSPSVDCQNQQQNGSAEQNEDEHLLVKSHSVNSSDDGCGGHGRSAVNGLLEGNHHSLPKVPLRLHECWIHEDCGIWSAGVFLVRGKLYGLEEAARLAQETVCSACQQTGAIMGCFQKGCPRNYHYRCAIQSGCVLNEENFSIRCPEHKNKLLTSATRQHKR
- the si:ch211-165g14.1 gene encoding transcription factor 20 isoform X1; protein product: MEVSSQDPSLMAMDLSKSYSVNPLTRSHNEAMDLAKKPEWYHRRPPSCSTELSSPFRSRASSSYSSLSTLLHPEPGAPVHCRDMEQRPESLGNYMNSTIAPGLDLYRDGVHGNLWHPGFYGPDQSSGPVPESSCGEESDSGSDVIFLVSSAKEPLLCTPFIQDSVRHIVEPLSPAVSSLDEGRGCYHLPQPLSSPSPDSSYSEESSDSSVDIPVHHTRPVVLLSDLSAVYGNPAESPVDLSSDDSDVIEVSVTNQKKKRNSFTSKKSSERETPPPSLEKKAPRKQVRRSSRIRKSASETPPLTCSGSRHSLRRRAKNDAIGIYNESCDSEDMIEYAVRISSSDADEPVSQPDVSQRASSHSEESGVDVQTDRKSPQREAQKQPRRKMSHVKTTGHKRKKPLNICKKAKKLRRTEQKQNSRTQPEQINKSANKKAVVRRKRKRRSQAGPSVQFPPREPEIMFKYAKLKEEKKEKKSGSFCPFVHMEKRRCTVVNYQEEEATVRSNRGGQQRPACRSLSGFVPNTSCFQLGRFSPESRCPDTLLCCLCGQTANAMGLGDLHGPYHPTSSPSVDCQNQQQNGSAEQNEDEHLLVKSHSVNSSDDGCGGHGRSAVNGLLEGNHHSLPKVPLRLHECWIHEDCGIWSAGVFLVRGKLYGLEEAARLAQETVCSACQQTGAIMGCFQKGCPRNYHYRCAIQSGCVLNEENFSIRCPEHKQNKLLTSATRQHKR